The Arachis hypogaea cultivar Tifrunner chromosome 19, arahy.Tifrunner.gnm2.J5K5, whole genome shotgun sequence genome has a window encoding:
- the LOC112776175 gene encoding 3-ketoacyl-CoA synthase 6 yields the protein MPPMLPDFSNSVKLKYVKLGYQYLVNHIITLTLVPIMLGVSIEILRLGPQEILNLWNSLHFNLVQILCSAFLIIFVATVYFMSKPRTIYLVDYACFKPPVTCRVPFATFMEHSRLILKNNPKSVEFQMRILERSGLGEETCLPPAIHYIPPKPTMEAARGEAELVIFSAMDSLFKKTGLKPKDIDILIVNCSLFSPTPSLSAMVINKYKLRSNIKSFNLSGMGCSAGLISIDLARDLLQVHPNSNAVVVSTEIITPNYYQGNERAMLLPNCLFRMGGAAILLSNRRSERRRAKYRLVHVVRTHKGADDKAYRCVFEEEDKEGKVGISLSKDLMAIAGEALKSNITTMGPLVLPASEQLLFLLTLIGRKIFNPKWKPYIPDFKQAFEHFCIHAGGRAVIDELQKNLQLSTEHVEASRMTLHRFGNTSSSSLWYELNYIESKGRMKKGDRVWQIAFGSGFKCNSAVWKCNKTIKTPIDGPWADCIDRYPVHIPEIVKL from the coding sequence ATGCCTCCCATGTTGCCGGATTTCTCCAACTCCGTGAAGCTCAAGTATGTCAAGCTTGGATACCAATACCTTGTTAACCACATTATCACACTCACCCTCGTTCCAATCATGCTGGGAGTCTCCATTGAGATTCTACGCTTAGGCCCCCAAGAGATCCTTAATCTCTGGAATTCCCTGCACTTCAACCTCGTTCAGATCCTCTGCTCCGCTTTCCTCATCATCTTCGTTGCCACCGTCTACTTCATGTCAAAGCCACGCACAATTTACCTCGTTGACtatgcttgcttcaagccaccgGTAACATGCCGGGTCCCCTTCGCCACCTTCATGGAGCACTCAAGGCTCATCCTCAAGAACAACCCCAAGAGTGTGGAGTTCCAGATGAGGATCCTTGAGCGCTCCGGCCTCGGCGAAGAGACCTGTCTTCCTCCTGCCATTCACTACATCCCTCCCAAGCCTACCATGGAGGCGGCTCGCGGCGAGGCCGAGCTTGTCATCTTCTCAGCCATGGACTCTTTGTTTAAGAAAACCGGCCTCAAGCCTAAGGATATCGACATTCTCATAGTGAATTGCAGCCTCTTCTCTCCAACTCCTTCCTTGTCCGCCATGGTTATCAACAAGTACAAGCTCAGGAGCAACATCAAGAGCTTCAACCTTTCGGGGATGGGTTGCAGTGCGGGTCTCATCTCCATAGACCTAGCGCGCGATCTTCTTCAGGTTCATCCCAATTCCAACGCCGTGGTTGTCAGCACTGAGATTATCACGCCCAACTACTACCAAGGCAACGAGAGAGCCATGCTTCTTCCGAACTGCTTGTTCAGGATGGGCGGCGCCGCCATCCTCTTGTCGAACCGGAGATCGGAACGGAGAAGAGCCAAGTACAGATTGGTCCACGTGGTTAGAACTCACAAGGGTGCCGATGACAAAGCCTACCGTTGTGTGTTCGAGGAAGAAGACAAAGAAGGAAAGGTTGGGATTTCGCTGTCCAAAGACCTCATGGCCATTGCAGGGGAAGCTTTGAAGTCCAACATCACAACCATGGGTCCGCTTGTTCTTCCGGCATCGGAGCAGCTTCTCTTCCTTCTGACACTCATTGGGAGGAAAATCTTCAACCCTAAGTGGAAGCCATACATCCCTGACTTCAAGCAAGCTTTCGAGCACTTCTGCATCCACGCGGGTGGACGCGCTGTTATCGACGAGTTGCAGAAGAATCTTCAACTGTCGACGGAGCACGTGGAAGCTTCCAGAATGACCCTTCACAGGTTCGGCAACACTTCGTCTTCTTCTCTGTGGTATGAACTGAACTACATTGAATCCAAAGGGAGGATGAAGAAAGGGGATAGGGTGTGGCAGATTGCTTTCGGGAGTGGGTTCAAATGCAACAGCGCCGTGTGGAAGTGTAACAAGACCATTAAGACCCCCATTGATGGACCTTGGGCTGATTGCATTGATCGTTACCCTGTTCACATTCCTGAGATCGTTAAGCTCTAG